In the Mytilus galloprovincialis chromosome 10, xbMytGall1.hap1.1, whole genome shotgun sequence genome, one interval contains:
- the LOC143049372 gene encoding uncharacterized protein LOC143049372 — MDYKQFNSNMNIILYCFLFLDSISTAEFAANCEIVYLPLLQLSLRDTILQNCVYETNIQPDKTFCLIRCLEQRKCKSVNYNTDTSDCQLNSEDHNTQPDSLIASKDSTQYYSIDGIDEKILGRCAGHTCADDLVCEPNPYGLSAPYQCVVSVVCVPTDGCTNCMQSKFTMATFDYQPVGCFSAVGNQNPLPTLLLSLRSTIDWYNLRLTIDACANLAHNSNYKYFGIEFWGECWVSTSFNSSGFSLIPGQSCETKCPKGVADEHIMFVYEKV; from the exons ATGGATTATAAGCAGTTCAATTCAAACATGAATATAATTCTGTATTGTTTTCTCTTTCTAGATTCAATAAGTACTGCTGAATTTGCAGCAAACTGTGAAATCGTATATTTACCATTACTGCAACTGTCATTAAGAGatacaattttgcaaaactgtgTATATGAAACCAATATTCAACCTGACAAAactttttgtttaataagatgTCTCGAACAACGGAAATGTAAATCTGTAAACTACAACACAGACACGTCTGATTGTCAACTAAATAGTGAGGACCACAATACACAACCAGATTCCCTGATAGCATCAAAAGATTCCACACAGTATTATAGTATTGATGGCATTGACGAG AAAATATTGGGTAGGTGTGCTGGACATACATGTGCAGATGATCTAGTGTGTGAACCAAATCCGTACGGACTTAGTGCACCGTACCAATGTGTAGTTTCCGTAGTGTGTGTACCAACTGATGGGTGTACCAACTGCATGCAGTCAAAAT TTACAATGGCTACATTTGACTACCAACCTGTTGGATGCTTCAGTGCTGTGGGAAATCAAAATCCTTTACCAACATTGTTGTTAAGTCTTAGGTCTACTATAGATTGGTACAATTTACGTCTCACTATTGATGCATGTGCAAATCTTGCCCATAACTCAAACTACAAATATTTCGGAATAGAATTCTGGGGAGAGTGTTGGGTATCCACGTCATTTAATTCGAGCGGATTTTCATTGATTCCAGGACAGAGCTGTGAAACTAAATGTCCTAAAGGAGTAGCGGATGAACACATAATGTTTGTTTATGAAAAGGTATGA